tttcagagccaccaaaacctttaaaattagcagatagtcgagatctgcttgttctctgttgacaaggggcagtcttcagtgaacggctcttttcagagccatcagtaggcatggggcggtctacatgtctcattcttaggtactttgtcctgaagaagtcagaagtaaacttgtccgacggcgaacccgctaaaaacccactaattgtcatGTTTAGAGTATTGATGGATATTGTTTAGCCATTGAACATTGATTTCAGGAATTTGATACGTTaagtttctaaacatgttaacACTGTTTTTGCCGTGTGCATGTGCATGGTCCGAATTCTGACTTGCGCAAACTAAGTTTTGGAGAATTGTTGCCTCGCCGAGTTTGAGGCCCAGTTCTGCAGTTTAAATACCTCACCCGAGAAATAACTCAAAATGTTGAGATTTCAGCGACTGATTGAAAATGGATGCAAatcaaaattttgcaaatttaaaaacaacaacaggtTACGCTTCCAAAATTGTTGAGTATGTTCATCAAACGAGTGTGAATTTTCTTTTGCCTATCTTTATAGTGTAAAATATTAATCGAGGAATTATATAGAAAAACAGTAACTTAGTAAATCTTTCACCAGATTTACACAATAATTATAAGTAAATtttgaatttggataccaacgtttACACAGTATATTTGTGGGACCcaggagcacatcagacacaccgtccaaattgcattctgaatacgcgggaccgggaatgtccttctgatatcaaataatttagaatatttgaaattcgcgatataatacaaattttttggcaaaattttaaatattgatatttttgatatttttaaacattaaaatagtttctcgaagtaaactttataaatctaatgatttgtaGTGTATGCAGCCGGGAGAAAAAGCCGTCCATTATTTTgaacttttcgtattgaagatatatgcaTTTTTCCCAAACTTAAACACCTTTaacattttgatatcagaaggacattcctcgtattcagaatgcatgtgCCTGGTGTGCTctcgggtcccacaaaaatactgtacaaacgttgtTATCGGATCCCTTAAAGTTGGGCCTAATTTTACAAAGATATAGATAGATCCTATAGCGTAATTTAACAAGGCACAAAATATACCTTTTGCCCACATCTATCATGCACTCTTTGAATGTTCGATTTTCAGAGTGTTGTGTTTATTTTCATGGATACTCCATATTTTCGCGTACATTTTCAAATTTAGTCATACAGTTTCTACAAGGACCGGCCTGATCGAATTTTAAACAATCCGTCAGTCATTTATATATTCTGTCGAATATCATGAATATCATGAACACTAATGATGTAGGCTATCCAATATTCAGATAGATGCATATTTAATAACTCTCTACAGGCTTCCGATTGAGTTAAAAAATGTTACATCTGCAGAAGCATTTAGCAGTTAATTTTACACACGCAGCTGCAGAAACAACCATTTCAAAATGTAAAGAAATGCATGCTGTTGTAACGTCAATGTTACATTATAGACTTTTTGAATCCGGGTTAAAAAGATGCCGCGATTATGATGATTAATGGCGGTGAGTGAAGCTCGTCCCTTTGCTTCAAGATTTTCAGCTTTCTGTCAGTGTTGAAATAACACATTTCATACACAATTTTTTAATGCATACGCATACATATACCGTCATACTAGTACGTAGGCCTGCACCTATCTTCTTGGAATATTGCATTGCATATGGCAAAATAAAAGTGTTTCAACAGCCGCAGCCTGATTTCTTCTCCGCCTGCTGAGAGACCTCGTAACTACTTTTGCCGTTCGGTGCTGTTACGTTAACATTATCTGGCGTTTCTTTctgcaaagaaaaaaaacattaaCAAGATAAATATGATGAAATCGTGTTCTTTTCAGCCCTTCATGGTAAATTACCAGGgacttaataatataataataatttgtgGTTTTACGATTTTGCCAGCAATGTcatatgcgagttatgcatgattatgttagGCCTATTACGCTGCTCCAGATGGGTTTTGTGGTTTTACAATTTTgccagtaatgtcgttttaccatatcctgatCATCCTTTCAGGATTGCATGATCTGCATCATCTTAACATTACACTGcttttcgttctggtacaccagaacgaaatacaaatttgacaatatttttgctaaacgaattaatctgcacaatttattttgtacctaaacattttgtagccagaagtttccagtggTAAAAAATCTCAACGTTTTTTGTGATAGAAAGTGGgagaatgaggctgtggatcacgaaatgccccttaaagattttgaaaaaccTTTGCTTGTTAAGTTTGGCCATTACGAAAATTGTGTCTACAATGAGGCAAATGGGCTAGGCCTATTTGTCCGagaaaattgtgaatattttgaaggggaaaaaaccCACCTATAATATACCTGCACTATTGCCGAATATgtgacccatgtttgcggcacgtttCCGTATAAATATGGTCATGTGTATTGAGTCAAAGCACTATTGTGTTCGTCTTTGCAGAGAGTTTTTTCTCTTCAAAATAACAGCTTTTTGCCTTTTTTAAGTAACAATATTGGTCACTACATTCGATAATTTCTATGTATTGGTAAATATATCTAGTAAAATAACGATGAAGAGTTTTCTGTGTATACTTACTAATTTAGCTTTCTTTGCTAGTAATTCTGCCATTGCTGTGAATGCTTCtgtaatattaatgttttcaacTGCACTAGTTTCGAAGAATTTCAAACCGTGTTCTTTAGCAAACTGAAAACCACAAAGCAAAGTatgttaatttttattaatataaaaaGATTGGGAAACCATTTTTCTTCATTCAAAATCACATTTACTTTTGATACGTTCGTTGCATTTTGTAATTTTGGTGTGTTTCCAAGTACACTCATACGTTTGGTGACATTGTCCAATTTGACGTATAAAGGTGAAaacatttaatgtcgggttatataaaggtgatGAAAcggtttttgtttttgaaaaacacCTGTTTCATGGACTCATCCTTCACTGTGAAGCCAttcctaaaataatatttttactgATTTGCCTGAATCGATACCGCctttacactaggatccaaaacatgctcatctatcaggggaacagttcttaaactccaatacttttgtacattcattgaatgacctttgaagatttgatgggtgcaaaaaactcatactcttgctctataattatgtaattgaggttattggactatgccattgggatgaggatcTTGTGGTCGATAGTGATAATGTTTATCATTTTTTTCAGAAGAGTTTCTACTTACTTCTTCTCCCGCTTCTTTGCTTACTACCCGTTGTTCTCCTACATCTGATTTATTGGCTAATAATACGACTTCCACATCCTCTGGAGCATACTGTGTGTGTATGAAGGTGAGAAGCATTTATTTAAGGTTATCAGCTGTTATCTTATGTCACTGACATAAAGGTATACGTTTGTATCGCATGTGTAATATaacttttaaagttaaaaaaaacaccaatgtGCACTGTCAGTGCCAGTTTGAAAGAAGAAAGAATGCACatgagaaataaaaacaaaacaaaacaaaaaacgagAGACTAAGAGATGGAGGGGACAAGACAACGCAGTTAATAAAGGAAATAagttgggagtaggcctaggcctataaaaatgttttactttataaaaaatattatgtgtgctacttttgatcatattttcacaaatttgagtTGTAATTTTCAGATATTTGTCTCAACTTCCATACAGGATATAGTATATAACAAGTGTCTTACATTTGTGATATCCCCTAACCAGTCTGGTAATGTGGTTAGTGTGTTTTCTTCGGTGACATCATATACCAGCATGATGCCGCTGGCTCCACGGTAATAAGCTTGCGTCATGGATCGAAACCTCTCCTGTCCTGATGTATCCCATAATTGCATCTTCACTATTTGCTGCCCGATCTTCATGCTTTTAATTTTGAAGTCCAGACCTGGAAAATAGTTCACATCATAATTTTACATCTTAGACGTATAAACGTCCTAGGGCGTTTAAATAGGTAtattattttgggttttggtaaaaacgttttaataacaataaatgtctggttatataaatgttttgcatgaaaacacgcaACAACAGCATATTTCAAGATGACAAAATGTCATcgtaaaatttttttgcaaatatttttagccaaatattttgtcagcactttaataacaatatgttagAATTGTTGCAGtaagttataaaaatgtttttgaatgttatgaaaacgttaaaTACCCTTTCTGTAATATACCCTTTGgacgttttctggcaacattttctaaccttttacgaataataatgtcgaaaacgttttgtgtttgctgtgtggACAATCATTTATACTAGCTCACGCCCAagactgaagggatgctgcagccaaacaaaatgttttcgcagcccaagatcgcaacagttggagaaagctagtagtcgcctgctccgcagccgactgatgatgatgatgcctcaGTCTTCAGAATGAgctatatttgtttattttctagTTTTAGTTGGAATGTTTATTTGTAATTCATCAATTACGGATCTGTATATCAATTATTTGGGATGACTCGGGCCGGGGCACTATGCACAAAGTGTCATGATTATTTGCGGAGATCAAAGATCACCTATAGTCACAAAAACACGGCAATGTTTAATTAGAATATATCTTGGTTTGTATATTAGTATAAATGTTTGTACACTGATAAATCGACGCTAAACAGTTCAATAACTTCCAAATTGAAGTGGCGAGCTTGTTGTAAACTTATGTCTCCGCG
The Amphiura filiformis chromosome 3, Afil_fr2py, whole genome shotgun sequence DNA segment above includes these coding regions:
- the LOC140148873 gene encoding ras-related protein Rab-13-like, with protein sequence MDDEIERFDQPLKVLLVGGSSVGKTCILRRFVEGEFPNKCKATLGLDFKIKSMKIGQQIVKMQLWDTSGQERFRSMTQAYYRGASGIMLVYDVTEENTLTTLPDWLGDITNYAPEDVEVVLLANKSDVGEQRVVSKEAGEEFAKEHGLKFFETSAVENINITEAFTAMAELLAKKAKLKETPDNVNVTAPNGKSSYEVSQQAEKKSGCGC